Proteins encoded within one genomic window of Zavarzinella sp.:
- a CDS encoding cytochrome c, which produces MRYLFGLLVAGVAFTALTFLSDRTTAAESESIESVMKKLYSKKGIFKTMKASVGEGGSDWAVYGKQSKDYVKLADALCKCKPELGTQASWDKLTKEHLDAAKALDQASTKKDLEAVKKALATLQDTCEACHENHR; this is translated from the coding sequence ATGCGGTATTTGTTTGGTTTGCTCGTTGCTGGTGTTGCTTTTACAGCACTGACGTTTTTAAGTGATCGCACCACGGCAGCTGAAAGTGAATCGATTGAATCGGTCATGAAGAAACTTTACAGCAAGAAAGGCATCTTCAAAACCATGAAAGCCAGCGTGGGTGAAGGTGGCAGCGATTGGGCAGTTTATGGCAAACAATCGAAAGACTACGTGAAGTTGGCCGATGCACTTTGCAAGTGCAAGCCGGAATTAGGCACTCAGGCTTCCTGGGACAAATTGACCAAGGAACACCTGGATGCCGCCAAAGCACTGGATCAGGCTTCTACCAAGAAAGACCTGGAAGCAGTGAAAAAGGCGTTAGCCACCCTGCAGGACACCTGCGAAGCTTGCCATGAAAATCACCGATAG